The genomic region ATTCCTGACATTTTTTCTAATTGAACATAAGTAGGGATTGAAAGCTCAATCGAAGAGGCAGGTATTCAACATTTTTTGTCCATCATAAAATTCAAACAAGCGTCCGATGTCGCAAGTTTATCGTTGGTTGTTGGATAATGTGTAGATTTTTAGCCTGGAAAGGATCTCCGAGGTATTTGGACGAACTTGTCCTCGATCAGGAACAATCTCTTGTTGAGCAAAGCAAAAATGCACTGATTGGCAAAACGACTATAAATGCAGATGGATTTGGGTTGGCATGGTATAAAGATCCTCAAATACCATGTGTGTACAAGGATACTCATCTAGCCTGGTCGAACACCAATCTCAAACTACTTGCACATCATACGAGATCTCCCCTGTTCCTAGCACACGTCCGGGCGTCCACGGGTATGGCCATATCACAAAATAATTGCCACCCCTTTGTGGTTGGGAAATGGTGTTTCATGCATAACGGTCAAGCTGGTGGACATGAAAAGTTTAGACAAGCTTTGGATGCCTTGATCCCAGTTGAACTTTACGAATTCCGCTATGGTGCAACAGAGAGCGAAGCAATTTTTCTTATCGCCATGGGCCTTGGGTTAGAGCAAGATCCGATCAATGCTATGAATCGCGCTGTAGGAATGGTAGAGAAGCTTGCTGAAGAACGAGGTAAACGACCCTATGTGCGTTTCACTGCATGCTGGTCCGACTAGGAAAGACTATTTGCTGCACGTATGGCTTCTGATCGATTGGCTCCAAGCCTATTTGTGAAAAGATGTCAGGATGGTCATATAGTCTCTTCCGAACCTCTTGAAAATGGGTGTGACGATTGGGTTGAAATCGCTGCTGGTGAAGCCATTGAAATACGAGAAGGAAATTATTTGGTATCTCACGCTTTTGGTGCCCAAAGTTTGACTATCTGATAAGCACATTAAATCTAGGGATGGACTATTAATAGCCTGCCTCCCATACTCAACTGGTCAGACATGTAATTCTGCTTAACCCCAACGGAGGAAATCATGAAAACACTAAAACTGGCTTTTATAATTGGTGCCATAAGCTTAACTGCGTTGAGCGCATCTGCTGAAACATTTCGTTGGGCATCGAAAACAGATCCGCAAACGATGGATCCACATGCAGTGAACTCTGCTCCTGTTCTGTCGTTTCTAAACAATATCTATGAAGGCCTCGTTCGCCGGAATAAGGGTATGTCTATCGAAGGCTCGCTCGCTCAATCCTGGGCGCCACTCAATGGAGAAAATGGTTGGCGTTTCAACCTGCGTCAAGGAGTGACTTTCCAAAACGGATCTACCTTTAATTCAGAAGATGTCCTGTTTTCCTATGAACGTGCATCAAGCGAAGTAGCTGATGTTCGATCTTGGTTTGCACCGGTAAAAGAGGTTCGTGCAGTTGATGATTATACTATTGATTTCATTACAAATGCCCCAAACCCTTTGTTCCCTGATTCCATCGCTAACTTCATGATCTTGGACAAAGACTGGGCCGAAGCGAACGGAGCAGAGTTACCTGCTCGCGATGCAGAAAATTTTGCGACAATGAATGTCAACGGCACGGGCCCATTTACATTGGCCAGTCGAGATCCTGGAATCAAAACTGTGTTGGTGTCGAACAGCAACTGGTGGGGCAAAGTTGAGCACAACATTACCTCGGCAGTCTTCACCCCAATTGGTAATTCAGCAACTGGCCTAGCCGCGCTGTTATCGGGCGAGATTGATTTTATACAGCCAATTCCTCTACAGGATGTCGGGCAAGTTGAAAGCCGTGATGGGTTCAAAGTCTTAGAGGGAGAAGAAACTCGAGTGATCATGTTTGGTTTTGGGCATGAACACGAAAAACTACTATATTCATCTGATGTTACTGGAGCGAATCCGTTTCAGGACGTTCGTGTACGCCAAGCGGCAGCACATGCGATTGATATAGCTTCAATCGATCGGGTGCTGTTCAGAGGTAAGATCGATGGCGCCTCACAATTGGTCCCAGCTGGTATTTCAGGCTATTCAGAAACTAATTCAAGTCGACCAGCATATGATCCTGAACGTTCGAAGGCCCTATTGTCTGAGGCTGGCTATCCAAATGGTTTTAGCTTTGGTTTAAAATGCCCGAATGACCGCTATATCAACGATGAGGCACTGTGTCGTGCTGCAGCATCGATGTTCGCTGCTGTAGGTCTTAAAGCTGAACTCAACACTGTTCCAGTTCGAGAGTACTGGCCGCAGCTGCGTAAAGATGCTTTTGATATGTATCTTCTCGGCTGGTCTCCTGGGACTTTTGACATAGAGCATCCAATCCGTTTCCTGATGTCGACTCCAAATTCTGAAAAGAAGTTGGGGTCATGGAATTTTGGTGGATATTCGAACCAACGCGTTGATGAGCTACTGCCTGACATTCAGCAGGAAATAGATCCAGTTGCACGCCAGACTATGGTTGATGAGGTCGTTGGTATCACTCAGGCAGAGGTCGCATACATTCCCCTGTATACCCAACCACTGATCTGGGCTGCAAAAGAAAATGTCAACCTTACACAACGTGCTGACAATTTCTTCATGCTGCGCTGGGTTACAGTAGACTGATCCGAATCTAAGTCAAAGATACGATGGCTTATTTTATCCTGAAACGGATGGTTCAATCCGTATTTGTGATGCTAGCCGTCGCCTTTTTGGCTTTTTCCTTGTTCCAGTTTGTTGGCGATCCCATTACGCAGATGACTGGAGTGGAAACCTCCTTTGAGGATCAGGAACGCCTACGTGAAGAACTCGGGTTGAACGATCCCTTCATCTACCAATTCGTGCGTTTCAGCGGCAATATGTTGCAGGGCAACTTTGGGTTTTCCTATCGTACGCGCCAACCTGTAGCGGACATGATCGCTGACCGTGTTCCGGCGACACTGGAACTGGGCTTTGTAGCGCTGATCATCTCTCTTTTGGTTGGGGTGCCTACAGGAGTTTATACAGCTCTAAAACCACGTGGTGCCCTCACCCAAATCATTTTGACGACCACTCTTGTTGGCGTGTCGATCCCAACGTTCGTAATTGGGATTATGTTGATATTCATCTTTGGTGTGCAACTTGGCTGGCTGCCAACGTTCGGACGTGGTGGAACCTTGCAAATAGGCAGTTGGGGAAGTTCATTGTTCACTCTAGACGGTTGGCGTGCACTTCTGTTACCTGCTATTACCCTTGGTGTTTACCAGTTGACCCTCACTATGCGACTGGTGCGAGCCGAAATGATGGAAGTCATGCGATCTGACTATATCCAGTTTGCCATGGCCCGTGGGGTACCCATGAAGCGTTTGCATTACAAACATGCACTGGCGAACACAATGATACCTGTGATCACCATTATTGGGCTGCAATTTGGTGGTGTCATCGCTTTTTCAATTGTGACTGAAAGTGTGTTTCAATGGCCTGGCATGGGGTTGTTATTCCTTGAATCAATCCGCTTCGTCGATATTCCTGTGATGGGTGTTTACCTAGTAGTGATCGCATTTTTCTTTGTATTGGTGAACCTTGTGGTCGATCTGCTCTACGTCGCTATCGATCCCCGCCTACGAATTAGGGACGTGTCCTGATTGCCTTTCTGAAGAAGTATGAAGGCCTGTGGCTGTTCGCAAATTCCCCTGCAGCGATTCTTGCGTCAGGAGTGGCTGCATTGATCATTCTTGGTGCCGTATTCGCACCTTGGATCGCACTGGTCAACCCCTACGATCTTGCATCCTTTAGTTTATTCGACGGATTATTACCCCCGGCTTGGCAAGACGGGGCAAACCCAAAATATCTGTTAGGAACCGACGATCAAGGCCGTGATATGATCTCGGCGATCCTTTACGGTGCTCGCCTGTCACTAGTCATTGGCCTGTCTGCTCTGACACTTGCTGCGGTTCTTGGAGTAAGTATTGGTCTTGCTGCTGGGTATTACGGGGGACTGTTTGATACCTTCGTGATGCGTATTGCAGATGTGCAACTGGCTCTGCCTGCGATCTTAACCGCACTACTTGTTGACGGAATTGCACGTGGTCTGCTGCCGGAGACCATTCAACAAGATATACGTGTTGTGGTTTTGACTCTGGCCATTGCACTGTCGCTATGGGTGAACTTCGCCCGTACAGCGCGTGCATCAACTTTTGTACAGATGAACAAAGAATATGTGCAGGCCGCAATCATGATGGGCCAGAGCCCATCTCGGGTGATGCTGGTGCATGTCCTGCCCAATATTCTTGGCCCCCTTTTGGTAATCATGACGGTAGATCTTGCCTCTGCTATTTTGCTCGAGGCAACCCTGTCCTTCCTCGGTATCGGCCTACCTGCCGACAGTCCCAGCCTTGGTACACTGATCCGCATCGGCATGCAATTCCTGCTTTCGGGTGAATGGTGGATTTTGTGGATCCCCACATTTTTTCTGGTTGCCCTTGTGGTGTCGATCAACATCCTTGGTGATTTCCTGCGTGACATCTTTAATCCGAGGCTTCGCTAGATGCTGACGATCAAAGACCTTACTGTAAAATTTCCATCACGCTTTGGTGATTTCACCGCAATTGAAGATGTGGATATGACCATTAAACCCGGAGAAATTCATGGGTTAGTGGGAGAAAGTGGTGCTGGCAAGTCTACAGTTGGTGCTGCTGTAATAGGACTACTTCAACCACCTGGCTATGTTGCAAGCGGAACACTGATATTGGATGGTACTAATCTGCGCACGCTTACATCCGCACAAGCCCATGAGGTGCGTGGCAAACGTATTTCGATGATTTTTCAGGATCCCCAGACCAGCCTGAACCCGTTGATGACGATTGAGGATCAACTGATTGAAACAATTCAGGTCCATTCAGATGCCAACGAAACCAAAGCTCGAAAACGTGCTATTGATCTTCTTGAGGAAATTGGGATTAAAAATGCTACTCAAAGAATAAGGGCCTACCCACATCAATTTTCTGGTGGAATGCGCCAACGAGTTGTCATTGCATTGGCTATCTGTACTGACCCCGAATTGATTATTGCAGATGAGCCTACAACCGCATTGGATGTGGCAGTTCAGTCACAGGTCCTCGATCTGATCCAACGATTAGCCAAGGACCGTCAGATCGCGATTATGTTAATTACCCATGACATTGGTGTGATAGCCCAAGTGGCAGAACGTGTGACCGTCATGCGTAAAGGGCGGGTGATGGAAGCCGGTAACACTGCGCAGGTCTTAGGTGCACCAGAACATCCCTATACACGTGCACTGATGGCTGCCGTGCCTCCATTAGACCACAAGATTGAGCGCTTCAGCATTCTTGAGGAGGAGGATACAACAACAGCGATGAATGGTGAGATGGCTGAACGATGGCTGCTTGATGGCCAACAATACGGTCAAATCGGGCTTTCACTGGATAATCTGACAGTGAAATTTATTGGGCCGCGTACATCCTTGTTACGTAAGCCACCACTGTACACTGCACTGGAAAATGTCACGTTGAACATCAGGCCTGGCTCCATCATGGGGCTGGTGGGTGAGAGTGGCTCCGGGAAATCAACATTGGCAAAAGCTATCACTGGGCTAGTCACTCCCAGCAGCGGAATGATGACATTGGGCAATATGATCCTGCCATTTGGAAAATCAAGAAGCAGAGACCATCCATCAAGACAGCTGATTCAGATGGTTTTCCAAGATCCATATTCCAGTCTGAATTCCCGTCACCAGATAAAAGATATTCTGGCAGAACCTTTGTGGTTCTACGGTTTTGTTAAAGACTCTGTCGAGCGTGAAAAATTGGCTTCATCGATGTTAACCCTTGTAGGAATGCGGTCTGACGCGATCACAAAGTACCCACACCAATTCTCTGGTGGTCAACGTCAACGCATTGCGGTAGCCCGGGCGTTGTTGGCGCGCCCACGGTTCCTAATCTGTGATGAACCAACCTCAGCTCTGGATGTGTCAATCCAAGCTGAAATCTTGAATCTGCTAAAAGATTTGCAAGCGGAGTTTGGACTAACGATCCTGTTCATCAGCCATAATCTTGCTGTTGTGCGGCAGATGGCAGATGACACCGCTGTTTTACAGAATGGCAATGTTGAGGAAGTCAACAACACGGAATTACTTTATAATAATCCCCAAGCCGATTATACAAAATCACTACTGGCACACACGCCAACAATGCCAAAATCTTGGCAGACTCGAACCCATGATTAAATTGTACGGATACGACACCATTAATACCTTGAAGGTGCTGATCTTCTTGTTTGAATCAGGGATAGATTATGAATTTGAGCCCATCAATATCCGCATAGGTGAACAGCACACTGCTGAATTTCTTGCCATAAACCCAGCTGGAAAAATCCCTGTGATCTGGGATGGTGATGAGTATCAAGCAGAATCAAATTCGATCCTGTTCAGCCTGGCCCACAAAACAGGATGGGGGTTAGCAGACAACCCTTCGTTGCAGACAAAATTGATCAGTTGGCTATTCTATCAGGCCTCAAACCAAGGGCCGTATTTCGGACAGATAGAATATTGGTCTAAAAAAGCAAAAGT from SAR324 cluster bacterium harbors:
- a CDS encoding class II glutamine amidotransferase, whose protein sequence is MDELVLDQEQSLVEQSKNALIGKTTINADGFGLAWYKDPQIPCVYKDTHLAWSNTNLKLLAHHTRSPLFLAHVRASTGMAISQNNCHPFVVGKWCFMHNGQAGGHEKFRQALDALIPVELYEFRYGATESEAIFLIAMGLGLEQDPINAMNRAVGMVEKLAEERGKRPYVRFTACWSD
- a CDS encoding ABC transporter substrate-binding protein, with the protein product MKTLKLAFIIGAISLTALSASAETFRWASKTDPQTMDPHAVNSAPVLSFLNNIYEGLVRRNKGMSIEGSLAQSWAPLNGENGWRFNLRQGVTFQNGSTFNSEDVLFSYERASSEVADVRSWFAPVKEVRAVDDYTIDFITNAPNPLFPDSIANFMILDKDWAEANGAELPARDAENFATMNVNGTGPFTLASRDPGIKTVLVSNSNWWGKVEHNITSAVFTPIGNSATGLAALLSGEIDFIQPIPLQDVGQVESRDGFKVLEGEETRVIMFGFGHEHEKLLYSSDVTGANPFQDVRVRQAAAHAIDIASIDRVLFRGKIDGASQLVPAGISGYSETNSSRPAYDPERSKALLSEAGYPNGFSFGLKCPNDRYINDEALCRAAASMFAAVGLKAELNTVPVREYWPQLRKDAFDMYLLGWSPGTFDIEHPIRFLMSTPNSEKKLGSWNFGGYSNQRVDELLPDIQQEIDPVARQTMVDEVVGITQAEVAYIPLYTQPLIWAAKENVNLTQRADNFFMLRWVTVD
- a CDS encoding ABC transporter permease; translated protein: MAYFILKRMVQSVFVMLAVAFLAFSLFQFVGDPITQMTGVETSFEDQERLREELGLNDPFIYQFVRFSGNMLQGNFGFSYRTRQPVADMIADRVPATLELGFVALIISLLVGVPTGVYTALKPRGALTQIILTTTLVGVSIPTFVIGIMLIFIFGVQLGWLPTFGRGGTLQIGSWGSSLFTLDGWRALLLPAITLGVYQLTLTMRLVRAEMMEVMRSDYIQFAMARGVPMKRLHYKHALANTMIPVITIIGLQFGGVIAFSIVTESVFQWPGMGLLFLESIRFVDIPVMGVYLVVIAFFFVLVNLVVDLLYVAIDPRLRIRDVS
- a CDS encoding ABC transporter permease, whose protein sequence is MIAFLKKYEGLWLFANSPAAILASGVAALIILGAVFAPWIALVNPYDLASFSLFDGLLPPAWQDGANPKYLLGTDDQGRDMISAILYGARLSLVIGLSALTLAAVLGVSIGLAAGYYGGLFDTFVMRIADVQLALPAILTALLVDGIARGLLPETIQQDIRVVVLTLAIALSLWVNFARTARASTFVQMNKEYVQAAIMMGQSPSRVMLVHVLPNILGPLLVIMTVDLASAILLEATLSFLGIGLPADSPSLGTLIRIGMQFLLSGEWWILWIPTFFLVALVVSINILGDFLRDIFNPRLR
- a CDS encoding ABC transporter ATP-binding protein, producing MLTIKDLTVKFPSRFGDFTAIEDVDMTIKPGEIHGLVGESGAGKSTVGAAVIGLLQPPGYVASGTLILDGTNLRTLTSAQAHEVRGKRISMIFQDPQTSLNPLMTIEDQLIETIQVHSDANETKARKRAIDLLEEIGIKNATQRIRAYPHQFSGGMRQRVVIALAICTDPELIIADEPTTALDVAVQSQVLDLIQRLAKDRQIAIMLITHDIGVIAQVAERVTVMRKGRVMEAGNTAQVLGAPEHPYTRALMAAVPPLDHKIERFSILEEEDTTTAMNGEMAERWLLDGQQYGQIGLSLDNLTVKFIGPRTSLLRKPPLYTALENVTLNIRPGSIMGLVGESGSGKSTLAKAITGLVTPSSGMMTLGNMILPFGKSRSRDHPSRQLIQMVFQDPYSSLNSRHQIKDILAEPLWFYGFVKDSVEREKLASSMLTLVGMRSDAITKYPHQFSGGQRQRIAVARALLARPRFLICDEPTSALDVSIQAEILNLLKDLQAEFGLTILFISHNLAVVRQMADDTAVLQNGNVEEVNNTELLYNNPQADYTKSLLAHTPTMPKSWQTRTHD
- a CDS encoding glutathione S-transferase family protein, whose product is MIKLYGYDTINTLKVLIFLFESGIDYEFEPINIRIGEQHTAEFLAINPAGKIPVIWDGDEYQAESNSILFSLAHKTGWGLADNPSLQTKLISWLFYQASNQGPYFGQIEYWSKKAKVPNPEALAQYRAIANRTIVDLNNNLRDKQYICGDVYSIADIAFFPWFRAHKHLGLSIEKAEHLSQWLDRILARLATQKALAVYNQISS